A window from Deltaproteobacteria bacterium encodes these proteins:
- a CDS encoding TonB family protein: protein MRATETPYSARQKESGWGPMLVLSFLFHVAVVCVFLFVPDSFPARRPYPGVVYQVDLVELPSRGGTKAKHSGEKAALDRKVLKSVPKNTPAKRIDRPVKKKKPLVIAKRTVHKKTTRRRKKTPPSKILEKAISRIERKVKSENTDPVNRAISEIEKRVGREEQGGAAGRGSSPVGIPMRLYEMEVETLIKSHWAYPVALEESRTLEATIVLRVKADGTVLDTKFLKPSGNHIFDQSVLKAIERSEPLPPFPETYRKSYEDFEIHFDLKELDNF, encoded by the coding sequence GCCCGGCAGAAGGAGTCAGGATGGGGGCCTATGCTGGTCCTCTCCTTTCTTTTCCACGTGGCGGTGGTCTGCGTTTTCCTTTTCGTGCCGGATTCCTTCCCGGCCAGGAGACCTTACCCGGGAGTCGTGTACCAGGTGGACCTCGTTGAACTGCCGTCCCGGGGAGGTACAAAAGCGAAACATTCAGGGGAAAAGGCCGCCCTGGACAGGAAGGTTCTGAAGTCGGTCCCGAAAAACACCCCGGCCAAGCGTATCGACAGGCCGGTGAAGAAGAAAAAACCGCTTGTCATCGCCAAGAGGACCGTTCACAAGAAAACAACCCGAAGGCGGAAGAAAACGCCTCCCTCGAAGATCCTTGAAAAGGCCATTTCCCGCATAGAGCGAAAGGTCAAATCCGAGAATACCGACCCTGTGAACCGGGCCATTTCGGAGATCGAAAAAAGGGTGGGCCGGGAGGAGCAAGGGGGTGCGGCGGGAAGAGGATCCTCCCCCGTCGGTATCCCGATGCGCCTCTATGAGATGGAGGTGGAGACCCTCATCAAAAGCCACTGGGCGTATCCCGTGGCCCTGGAAGAGTCCAGGACCCTTGAGGCCACCATCGTCTTGAGGGTGAAGGCCGATGGAACCGTGCTGGATACCAAGTTTTTGAAACCTTCGGGAAATCACATCTTTGACCAATCAGTATTGAAGGCTATCGAGCGTTCCGAGCCCCTTCCACCGTTCCCGGAAACTTACAGGAAGAGCTATGAAGATTTCGAGATTCATTTTGATCTTAAGGAGCTTGATAACTTTTAG